A genomic segment from Verrucomicrobiia bacterium encodes:
- a CDS encoding sugar porter family MFS transporter — MNGRLFFWALTSALAGFLFGFDTVVISGAEQKIQALWGLSAGMHGIAMGSALYGTVLGSLIGGWPTDRFGRRATLLWIGVLYLISAIGTGLAPGVYLFIAARMIGGLGIGISTVVAPLYISEISPPQHRGRLAGMFQFNIVFGILVAFGSNWLLAGTSANDWRWMLGVAAFPSLLYTVFCFGIPESPRWLLTRKGDRKAGIEVLKRIQPHASAAEIDAEANEIISASTEKVSSGHFWTMRLRVPIMLAFLVAFFNQLSGINAILYFAPRIFEMTGLGEKAALLQSLGIGVTNFVFTFAGLWLIDRLGRRTLLFIGSFGYIISLGLVAWAFFTAHYVIVPVCIFAFIASHAIGQGAVIWVLISEIFPNRHRAQGQSLGSFTHWIFAALLTTAFPIAVKTIGADVKPERAGFIFGFFAFMMVLQLIWVKTMVVETKGVPLEQVQQRLGIS, encoded by the coding sequence ATGAACGGGCGTCTGTTTTTTTGGGCGCTTACATCCGCGCTCGCCGGATTTTTATTCGGCTTCGACACGGTGGTGATTTCGGGAGCGGAACAAAAAATTCAGGCGTTGTGGGGGCTTAGTGCCGGCATGCACGGCATCGCCATGGGCTCAGCGCTTTACGGAACGGTCCTGGGTTCCTTGATTGGCGGCTGGCCGACGGACCGGTTTGGACGCCGCGCGACGTTGCTGTGGATAGGCGTTCTCTACCTGATTTCTGCGATTGGCACGGGGCTCGCGCCGGGAGTTTATTTGTTCATTGCGGCCCGCATGATTGGCGGGTTGGGCATCGGCATCTCGACGGTGGTCGCGCCGCTTTATATTTCCGAAATCTCGCCGCCGCAACATCGCGGACGATTGGCGGGAATGTTTCAGTTCAATATCGTTTTCGGCATTCTCGTCGCTTTCGGATCGAACTGGTTGCTGGCCGGAACAAGCGCAAATGACTGGCGCTGGATGCTTGGCGTGGCTGCATTTCCGTCGCTGCTTTACACGGTGTTTTGTTTTGGCATTCCCGAAAGTCCGCGCTGGTTGCTGACTCGCAAAGGCGATCGCAAAGCGGGCATTGAAGTCCTTAAACGCATCCAGCCGCATGCGTCGGCGGCGGAAATTGACGCGGAAGCGAATGAAATTATTTCCGCTTCAACGGAAAAAGTTTCGTCGGGACATTTTTGGACAATGCGTTTGCGCGTGCCGATTATGCTGGCGTTTCTCGTCGCGTTTTTCAACCAGCTATCGGGCATCAACGCGATCCTTTACTTTGCGCCGCGCATATTTGAAATGACCGGTCTTGGTGAGAAGGCGGCGTTGTTGCAATCCCTGGGCATCGGCGTGACGAATTTCGTTTTTACCTTCGCCGGATTGTGGCTGATTGACCGGCTGGGGCGTCGCACGCTTCTCTTCATCGGTTCGTTTGGTTACATTATTTCACTTGGATTGGTGGCATGGGCATTTTTCACAGCGCACTATGTGATCGTGCCGGTTTGCATCTTTGCTTTTATAGCTTCGCACGCAATCGGGCAAGGGGCGGTGATCTGGGTTTTGATCTCCGAAATTTTCCCGAATCGCCATCGCGCGCAGGGACAATCGCTCGGCAGTTTTACGCATTGGATTTTCGCCGCGCTGCTGACAACGGCTTTTCCCATTGCGGTGAAGACGATTGGCGCAGACGTGAAGCCTGAAAGAGCCGGATTCATTTTTGGCTTTTTTGCCTTCATGATGGTTCTGCAACTCATCTGGGTCAAAACGATGGTAGTCGAAACCAAAGGCGTGCCGTTGGAGCAGGTGCAACAGCGGCTCGGTATTTCATAA
- a CDS encoding glycoside hydrolase family 76 protein yields the protein MTLAKSFLKCWRAFDCGDWLRRVVIFAVASFPLMLTFEVQAFTAADANTIFASYNDVFYFTNGNKGFYRSTTEGGKTFFWDRAEQMEMILDVYQRTANRACLTQFTQLFNGFVADHGILWSRNEFNDDIMWMVIACARATQLTGNMEFRDAAKSNFDMCYARAWSTNLGGGLWWKINNRSKNACVNGPAAIASYLLYQIYGDTNYLAKSKEIFEWERATLFNTNSGQVYDNIGINGRMHPIAFTYNEGTFIGAANFLGATNDAKLAADYTKNVLSKDGLMPDYGQTGDAAGFHGICARWLAKFMTDRGLQDSYLKWLQANADAAWKNRRLPENISWSQWDKPMPPDPVKSWACSSSVVIMHVIPPNE from the coding sequence ATGACTCTTGCCAAAAGTTTTCTAAAATGCTGGAGAGCTTTTGATTGTGGTGATTGGCTGCGGCGCGTGGTGATTTTTGCGGTCGCGAGTTTTCCGTTGATGCTCACGTTTGAAGTTCAAGCGTTCACGGCGGCGGATGCGAATACAATTTTTGCGTCCTATAACGACGTGTTTTATTTCACGAATGGCAACAAGGGGTTTTATCGCAGCACGACCGAAGGCGGAAAAACTTTTTTTTGGGATCGCGCGGAACAAATGGAAATGATTTTGGATGTCTATCAGCGCACGGCGAACCGCGCGTGCCTGACGCAGTTCACCCAGCTTTTCAATGGTTTCGTCGCCGATCACGGCATCCTTTGGTCGCGCAACGAATTCAACGACGACATCATGTGGATGGTCATCGCTTGCGCGCGCGCGACGCAGTTGACCGGCAACATGGAATTTCGCGACGCGGCGAAATCGAATTTTGACATGTGTTACGCGCGGGCCTGGTCCACGAATCTTGGCGGCGGCCTGTGGTGGAAAATAAACAATCGCTCGAAGAACGCTTGTGTCAATGGCCCCGCGGCAATTGCGTCGTATTTGCTGTATCAGATTTATGGCGACACCAACTATCTCGCCAAGTCGAAGGAAATTTTTGAATGGGAGCGCGCGACTTTGTTCAACACCAACAGCGGGCAGGTCTATGACAACATCGGAATCAATGGGCGTATGCATCCCATAGCCTTCACGTATAACGAAGGCACGTTCATTGGTGCGGCAAATTTTCTCGGCGCCACCAACGACGCGAAGCTGGCGGCGGATTACACCAAGAATGTTTTGAGCAAGGACGGGTTAATGCCGGACTACGGGCAAACGGGCGACGCGGCGGGGTTTCACGGCATCTGCGCGCGGTGGTTGGCGAAGTTTATGACTGATCGCGGCCTTCAGGATTCGTATTTAAAATGGTTGCAAGCCAATGCCGATGCAGCCTGGAAAAATCGCCGGTTGCCGGAAAATATTTCGTGGTCACAGTGGGATAAACCGATGCCGCCCGACCCGGTGAAATCGTGGGCGTGCAGCAGTTCAGTTGTCATCATGCACGTGATACCACCGAACGAATAA
- a CDS encoding serine hydrolase: MKYKSLLTMFAAILMTASLRVFAVNAPLPRSTPEAEGISSRAILDFVQTIDTNINTLHSFMILRHGKVIADGWWKPEAADKPHVLWSLSKSFNSTAVGLAIHEGKLSLDDPVLKFFPVDAPKDPSDNLKAMTVRDLLTMTCGHDTEPKATNGNPSVKQFLAHPVLHRPGTHFLYNTMGSYTLSAIVTKVTGQTSLDFLKPRLFEPLGIENPRWDASPEGNSLGGYGLYLCTEDIAKFGQLYLQKGKWQGKQLIPQDWVEQATSKQVPNEQENHAKMGSDWQQGYGFQFWRCQHNAFRGDGAAGQFCVVMPDQDAVVAITAQTGNMQGELNVIWDKLLPAFQNAALPEDAAAQEKLKQAAANLVAHPDKKTN, from the coding sequence ATGAAATATAAATCACTCCTCACGATGTTCGCCGCGATCCTGATGACGGCTTCCCTTCGCGTGTTCGCCGTCAACGCTCCCTTGCCGCGCAGCACGCCGGAGGCGGAGGGAATTTCGTCGCGGGCGATTCTTGATTTCGTTCAGACCATTGATACGAACATCAACACGCTGCACAGTTTCATGATCCTGCGGCATGGCAAAGTCATCGCTGACGGATGGTGGAAGCCGGAAGCGGCGGACAAGCCGCATGTGTTATGGTCGTTGAGCAAAAGCTTTAATTCGACCGCAGTCGGGTTGGCGATTCACGAAGGTAAATTAAGTCTCGACGATCCAGTGCTGAAATTTTTTCCCGTCGACGCGCCGAAAGATCCTTCGGATAATCTCAAGGCCATGACCGTGCGCGATCTGCTCACGATGACTTGCGGCCACGACACTGAACCCAAGGCGACTAATGGAAATCCCTCAGTGAAACAATTTCTCGCTCATCCGGTTTTGCATAGGCCGGGCACGCATTTTCTCTATAACACGATGGGCAGCTATACCCTGTCCGCCATCGTGACGAAAGTAACCGGGCAAACGTCGCTGGATTTTTTGAAACCGCGATTATTTGAGCCGCTGGGAATTGAAAATCCGCGCTGGGATGCGAGTCCCGAAGGCAATTCGCTTGGTGGTTATGGACTGTATTTATGCACGGAGGACATCGCTAAATTCGGCCAGCTTTATTTGCAAAAAGGAAAATGGCAGGGCAAGCAGTTGATACCGCAGGATTGGGTGGAACAGGCGACCAGCAAACAGGTGCCAAACGAACAGGAAAACCACGCCAAAATGGGTTCGGACTGGCAGCAGGGCTATGGTTTTCAATTCTGGCGTTGCCAGCACAATGCCTTTCGCGGGGATGGCGCGGCAGGACAATTTTGCGTCGTGATGCCTGACCAGGATGCTGTCGTTGCCATCACGGCGCAAACCGGCAACATGCAGGGAGAACTCAATGTCATTTGGGACAAGCTGCTCCCGGCATTTCAAAACGCGGCGCTTCCCGAGGATGCTGCAGCCCAGGAAAAATTAAAGCAGGCGGCCGCAAATCTGGTGGCACACCCGGACAAGAAAACGAATTAA
- a CDS encoding GH92 family glycosyl hydrolase: protein MKKMMMCVVSGATFLCAALVCQAASPVDEVNPMIGTAEHGHVYPGATVPFGMVQLSPDTRDSGWDGASGYHYSDTSILGFSHNHLTGTGVGDLGNVLLMPTTGPLRLTPGARPGEGYRARFSHDHEVAHPGYYEVMLPDYQVKVELTATARAGMHRYTFPATNDAHIVVDLQHGVSNRTRESQLTIENNHTASGYRRSEGWGGGKTYYFVMEFSRPFDASGVAQGDKDVDGQQTTGRETKGHFDFKTKAGEQILVRVGLSTVSVEGARNNLHAEIADWDFDGVASAARKEWSKALDVLDGETKDKNLKQTFYTSLYHTMLAPTLLSDVDGQFRGPDDKVHQAKGYDYYTEMSLWDTFRAENPLLTLTQPARVNDFVDTMLEHFKTFGQNTLPVWPEGGKETWCMIGNHAIPVIADAYMKGFRDWDASEALDDMIACTDKNRAQMQSYRDQGFIPTGKGVQSVSKVLEYSYDDSCIARFAKALGKDDVAEKYFKRSQTWENVFDPSTGFMRGKKADGSWIEPFDAKAINSINFNEYTEANAWQYNFFVLHNVYGLIDKLGGDEKFAARLDETFDTTEKIPNLAMIPDVTGVIGMYAHGNEPVHHVAYLYNYAGQPWKTQTRVRQIASKLYNNTPGGICGNDDCGQMSAWYVFTAMGFYPVDPVSSTYILGSPLLDEVTLHLDKKFAKGRTFTVVAKNLSDTNPYIQSASLNGKPMTRSWISQHDITDGGKLVLNMGPTPNKDFGSAPQDRPPGILNAGIRRD from the coding sequence ATGAAAAAAATGATGATGTGTGTGGTTTCTGGCGCAACTTTTTTGTGCGCTGCTCTTGTTTGCCAGGCGGCGTCGCCAGTGGACGAGGTGAATCCGATGATCGGCACGGCGGAACATGGGCATGTGTATCCGGGTGCGACGGTGCCATTTGGCATGGTGCAGCTTTCGCCAGACACGCGCGACAGCGGATGGGATGGCGCGTCCGGCTATCATTATTCTGATACGAGCATCCTTGGTTTTTCGCATAACCATTTGACTGGCACTGGAGTAGGTGATTTGGGAAATGTTCTGCTCATGCCGACCACCGGCCCGTTGCGCCTGACTCCGGGGGCGCGACCCGGTGAGGGGTATCGCGCGCGATTTTCGCACGATCATGAAGTCGCGCACCCGGGTTACTACGAAGTGATGCTGCCGGATTATCAAGTCAAGGTGGAATTGACAGCGACGGCACGGGCGGGGATGCATCGCTACACTTTTCCGGCGACGAACGACGCGCATATCGTGGTGGATTTGCAACATGGCGTCTCCAACCGCACGCGCGAATCGCAACTGACGATTGAAAACAATCATACGGCAAGCGGATATCGCCGGAGTGAAGGGTGGGGCGGCGGCAAGACCTATTATTTCGTGATGGAATTTTCGCGGCCGTTCGACGCGTCGGGCGTCGCCCAGGGTGACAAGGATGTGGACGGGCAGCAAACCACCGGACGGGAAACCAAGGGACATTTCGATTTCAAGACCAAGGCGGGCGAACAAATTTTAGTGCGCGTGGGATTGTCCACCGTGAGTGTCGAGGGTGCGCGAAATAATTTGCACGCGGAAATTGCGGATTGGGATTTCGATGGCGTCGCTTCGGCGGCTCGCAAGGAGTGGAGCAAGGCGCTGGACGTGCTGGACGGGGAGACCAAAGACAAAAATCTCAAGCAGACATTCTATACTTCGCTTTATCACACCATGCTCGCGCCGACGCTTTTGAGCGACGTGGATGGGCAGTTTCGCGGGCCAGATGACAAGGTGCATCAGGCCAAAGGTTATGACTATTATACCGAGATGTCTTTGTGGGACACATTTCGCGCGGAAAATCCGCTGCTGACGCTGACGCAGCCTGCGCGGGTAAATGACTTCGTGGATACGATGCTGGAGCACTTCAAAACTTTTGGCCAGAACACGCTTCCGGTTTGGCCGGAAGGTGGCAAGGAGACCTGGTGCATGATCGGCAATCACGCGATTCCGGTGATCGCAGATGCTTACATGAAAGGGTTTCGTGACTGGGATGCCAGCGAAGCGCTCGACGACATGATCGCCTGCACGGACAAGAACCGCGCGCAGATGCAATCCTATCGCGACCAGGGTTTCATTCCCACCGGCAAAGGAGTGCAGAGCGTCTCGAAAGTTTTGGAATATTCCTATGACGATTCGTGCATCGCGCGATTCGCAAAAGCTCTTGGCAAGGATGATGTCGCGGAGAAATATTTCAAACGCTCGCAAACCTGGGAGAATGTTTTTGATCCATCCACCGGTTTCATGCGCGGTAAAAAGGCCGATGGAAGCTGGATCGAACCATTCGACGCCAAGGCGATCAACAGCATCAATTTCAACGAATACACCGAGGCCAACGCGTGGCAGTACAACTTCTTCGTCCTGCATAATGTCTATGGCCTGATTGATAAACTCGGCGGCGACGAAAAATTCGCGGCGCGATTGGACGAGACGTTCGACACCACGGAAAAAATTCCGAACCTCGCGATGATCCCCGATGTCACCGGCGTTATCGGAATGTATGCGCACGGCAACGAACCCGTTCATCACGTGGCTTACCTCTATAACTATGCGGGCCAGCCGTGGAAGACCCAAACCCGCGTTCGCCAGATAGCCTCCAAGCTTTACAACAACACGCCCGGTGGCATTTGCGGCAATGACGATTGCGGACAGATGTCGGCATGGTATGTCTTCACGGCGATGGGTTTCTATCCGGTGGATCCCGTCAGCAGCACTTATATTCTGGGCAGTCCGCTGCTCGATGAGGTCACGCTGCATTTGGATAAGAAATTCGCGAAAGGCCGCACGTTCACCGTCGTCGCCAAAAATCTTTCCGACACAAATCCATATATCCAATCGGCATCGCTCAATGGCAAGCCGATGACTCGGAGTTGGATTTCGCAGCATGACATTACCGATGGCGGTAAATTGGTCTTGAACATGGGGCCAACTCCCAACAAAGATTTCGGCTCTGCGCCGCAAGACCGTCCGCCAGGGATTTTGAACGCGGGAATTCGCCGGGATTAG
- a CDS encoding zinc-dependent alcohol dehydrogenase family protein produces the protein MRCMVLNTVGQLLQETEHPVPAPQPGQVRVRVLACAVCRTDLHVTAGELSNPKLPLIPGHEIVGTIDALGAGVKDFKLGDRVGIPWLGWTCGVCAYCTSGRENLCDTARFTGYTLDGGFAEYTVADARFCFRIPEKYSDAEAAPLLCAGLIGYRSLCKTGEAKRIGIYGFGAAAHIVTQVARHQGREIYAFSRPGNSKSGEFARSLGAVWTGNSTATPPKPLDAAIIFAPSGELVPLALKSVRKGGTVVCGGIHMSDIPSFPYNLLWEERTLCSVANLTRQDGLTFLPLAAEVPVKTTIETFPLSAANEALDCLRNGKLRGAAVLLMT, from the coding sequence ATGCGCTGCATGGTTTTAAATACCGTCGGACAGCTCCTGCAGGAAACCGAACACCCCGTGCCCGCGCCCCAACCCGGCCAGGTCAGGGTGCGAGTGCTCGCCTGCGCCGTGTGCCGGACCGACCTGCATGTCACCGCTGGCGAATTGTCCAATCCAAAACTTCCCCTGATTCCCGGCCATGAAATTGTGGGAACCATTGATGCCCTTGGAGCCGGCGTGAAAGATTTTAAACTCGGCGATCGCGTAGGCATTCCGTGGCTTGGTTGGACTTGCGGCGTCTGTGCCTATTGTACTTCGGGCCGGGAAAATTTATGCGATACCGCCCGGTTTACCGGATACACGCTCGACGGCGGCTTCGCCGAATACACAGTTGCCGACGCGCGATTCTGTTTTCGCATTCCCGAAAAATATTCCGATGCCGAAGCCGCGCCCCTTTTGTGCGCCGGCCTCATCGGCTATCGCTCGCTTTGCAAAACCGGCGAAGCCAAACGAATCGGCATCTACGGTTTCGGCGCGGCAGCGCACATCGTCACTCAAGTTGCCCGGCATCAGGGACGCGAAATCTACGCCTTCTCACGCCCGGGCAATTCCAAGTCAGGCGAATTCGCGCGCTCACTGGGCGCCGTGTGGACCGGCAATTCGACCGCCACGCCACCCAAACCGCTCGACGCCGCCATCATTTTTGCCCCCAGCGGCGAACTCGTTCCGCTCGCGCTTAAAAGTGTCCGCAAAGGAGGAACCGTCGTCTGCGGCGGCATCCACATGAGCGACATACCTTCGTTCCCATATAATCTGCTTTGGGAAGAGCGCACGCTCTGTTCCGTCGCCAATCTCACGCGCCAGGATGGCCTGACCTTTCTACCCCTTGCCGCCGAAGTCCCCGTCAAAACCACGATTGAAACTTTTCCTTTGAGCGCGGCAAACGAAGCGCTCGACTGCCTTCGCAACGGAAAACTAAGAGGCGCTGCCGTTTTGCTGATGACCTGA
- a CDS encoding efflux RND transporter periplasmic adaptor subunit yields the protein MKIKSYAIFVPVVAIAFAAIVAGCSRTSETAEPSAPASTNVTLTAAQRQRVQLQTVKSSKFHRTIDTSGTVGFDNDQATTIIAPISGPVAKILVSLGAEVKAGDPLALVDSPDFATAISGYRKALATSTNTRRIADLDEDLFKHGALARSALEQAQTDAVNADADTEAALQQVHALGVNDRAIEDLRKHVISTNLPAAIRSPLDGTLVERLVSPGQLLQAGTTPCFTVADLSQMWVMPNIFESDLSYVAVGDPAEIITSADPQKILGAVDNISAIVDPNTRSIGVRVVVKNPGGVLKKQMYVRVLIHSSRESTGLLVPVSSVLRNDENLPFVYLAGADGSFSRRRVILGSRVNDDYEITSGLAEGDQVVTDGGLFVQFLQNQ from the coding sequence ATGAAAATAAAATCTTACGCCATTTTTGTTCCCGTCGTCGCCATTGCTTTTGCGGCGATAGTGGCCGGCTGTTCACGCACAAGCGAAACGGCCGAGCCTTCCGCACCCGCCTCAACCAACGTCACGCTCACGGCGGCGCAACGGCAACGCGTCCAACTGCAAACCGTAAAATCGTCGAAATTCCACCGCACGATTGATACCAGCGGCACGGTCGGTTTTGACAACGACCAGGCCACTACCATCATCGCCCCAATTTCCGGCCCGGTGGCCAAAATATTGGTTTCACTCGGCGCAGAAGTTAAGGCGGGCGACCCGCTGGCTTTGGTTGATTCACCGGATTTTGCCACCGCTATCAGCGGTTATCGAAAAGCTCTCGCCACTTCAACGAATACCCGCCGCATCGCCGATCTCGACGAGGATCTTTTCAAGCACGGCGCCCTCGCCCGTAGCGCCCTCGAACAAGCCCAAACCGATGCCGTCAACGCCGATGCCGATACCGAAGCCGCCTTGCAACAGGTTCACGCTCTCGGTGTGAATGACCGGGCCATCGAAGATCTGCGCAAGCATGTCATCTCCACGAATCTTCCTGCCGCCATACGTTCGCCACTGGATGGCACATTGGTCGAACGGCTCGTCAGTCCCGGCCAGCTTTTACAAGCTGGCACGACGCCTTGTTTCACCGTGGCGGACCTTTCGCAAATGTGGGTGATGCCAAATATTTTTGAATCCGATTTGTCTTACGTCGCAGTTGGCGATCCGGCGGAAATTATTACCAGCGCGGACCCGCAAAAAATTCTCGGCGCGGTGGACAACATCTCCGCCATCGTTGATCCCAACACCCGTTCCATCGGCGTGCGCGTGGTCGTGAAAAATCCCGGCGGCGTTCTCAAGAAACAGATGTACGTCCGCGTGCTGATTCATTCATCCCGCGAAAGCACAGGCTTGCTCGTGCCGGTTTCGTCCGTTTTGCGAAACGACGAAAATCTGCCCTTCGTTTATTTGGCGGGCGCGGATGGCAGTTTCTCGCGGCGGCGCGTGATCCTTGGCTCGCGCGTGAATGACGATTACGAAATCACTTCCGGCTTGGCCGAGGGCGATCAGGTAGTCACGGACGGCGGCTTGTTCGTTCAATTTTTACAAAACCAGTGA